The following proteins are co-located in the Deltaproteobacteria bacterium genome:
- a CDS encoding ABC transporter ATP-binding protein, giving the protein MLLEIRDLHVKYGNIEALHGINFTVDRGEIVTLIGANGAGKTTTLHAITRVPPPEGSKVTQGDILYEGESLLGVEAHMVVQKYRIALAPEGRHIFGNLTVEENLRLATYARKDEQGIQADYKRVYDLFPRLYERRKQRSESLSGGEQQMLAVGRALMTGSDFIMLDEPSMGLAPLLMYDMFRALKALNEQGMTILLIEQNAKLALQFAGRGYVLDTGEIVASGTAAELMTNPDIKKAYLGG; this is encoded by the coding sequence ATGCTGCTCGAAATACGCGACCTGCATGTGAAATACGGCAATATCGAGGCTCTCCACGGGATCAATTTCACCGTGGACCGGGGAGAAATTGTGACCCTCATCGGGGCCAACGGAGCGGGCAAGACAACAACTTTGCATGCCATCACCCGCGTTCCTCCGCCCGAGGGATCCAAGGTGACCCAAGGAGATATTCTCTATGAGGGGGAAAGCCTCCTAGGCGTCGAGGCCCATATGGTGGTCCAGAAATATCGTATCGCCCTGGCCCCGGAAGGGCGGCACATCTTCGGCAACCTGACCGTGGAGGAGAATCTGCGTCTGGCCACATACGCCCGCAAGGACGAACAGGGGATCCAGGCCGACTACAAACGCGTCTACGATCTGTTTCCAAGACTCTACGAGCGCCGCAAACAGCGAAGCGAATCCCTGAGTGGTGGAGAGCAGCAGATGCTGGCCGTGGGCCGGGCCCTTATGACCGGAAGCGATTTCATCATGTTGGACGAGCCTTCCATGGGATTGGCGCCCTTGCTCATGTACGACATGTTTCGGGCCCTCAAGGCCTTAAACGAGCAGGGAATGACCATCCTCTTGATCGAGCAGAACGCCAAGCTCGCCCTTCAGTTCGCCGGACGAGGCTACGTTCTGGACACCGGGGAGATCGTCGCATCCGGAACGGCCGCTGAATTGATGACCAATC